The Triticum aestivum cultivar Chinese Spring chromosome 5A, IWGSC CS RefSeq v2.1, whole genome shotgun sequence genomic sequence GGAGGTGAGCCAATGAGTGCGTGTTTTTTTTTTTGCGTGGATCCCGTCCGCAGAACTGGATCCGGTATCTGCCGCCACGCGTCTAATGTCGTCATCCCACGGTAGCCACCGCAGGCGCCTGTGCTCGGCTCATCCATCCAGAGTGCGCGCCCCTGCGATCGGCTCAATTCCTAGTTGCGCTCGGCTCCGTTTCTTCTCGCCTCAACCGGCCGGCAAATCAATCTAACCACCGGCATCGCGATCTGACCGTGGCTCGCCGCGGTGATCTCCAGGCGGCCAAGATGGCGGGAAACGTGGGGATCGAGCTGATCCGCGGATTTTTTTCCCGTGCGCTCTACGCTGTTTCTTTCCGAATTCGCGTCGACGCGGGATTGCGGGTCGAGCCTCCTTCCTTCATCATATATACAGTCGATAATCCTGTGGTCGAATCCCTCGTTCATCATCACCTCGCTAGCATTGCTTGCGCGTCCAAGGCTACTCGATTGGGAACTCGGAAGTTCTGGACAACACCTTGCCCTACGCCGCCTCGCGTATGACCATGGCTATCGCCGACGGGCAGCGCGCCACCGCAGCAGGAAAGAAACCCACCATCGCCTCCCGGGTCGCCTCCATCTGCGCCATGATCGACGAGCACATCGCCACCGAGACGCCCATGAGCGCCAGCCGAGTTGCCGCCGTTTACTCCATGATCGCCGACGTCGCCGACGCTGTCGCGGAGGCGAGGAATAAGAtcggcaggaggaggaggaagtcctACCCGGGCATCACCCGCCGCTACGAGTACGAGGAGTTGCGCAGTCTCGGAGATGGCTCGACCGCCGACGTCACCAAGGCGCGCCACCACGCGACCGGCCACACCGTCGCCCTGAAGACTATCCGCGAAGACTGCTGCAGCGGCGCCGGCTATATCCTGCGGGAGGCCTGTTTCATGGCCGCGTGCCACGGCCACCCCGCCCTCCTTCGTCTCCATGGGCTCGCGCGCGATCCGGACACCGGGGTCTACTCCCTGGTCATGGAGTGCCTCGGGCCGTCCCTGCACCACGTCCTCCGCGATCGCATGGCCCGCACCGGCCGGCCGTTCCCGGAGGCCAACGTGCGCCTCATAATGAGGCAGCTGCTGTCCGGCGCGGAGGAGCTGCACAAGAACCTCATCATCCACCGCGACATCAAGCTCAAGAACATCCTCGTGGCCGTCGACGGCGCCGTGAAGATCGGCGACTACGGATCGGCACTGTC encodes the following:
- the LOC123106911 gene encoding putative cyclin-dependent kinase F-2, with the translated sequence MTMAIADGQRATAAGKKPTIASRVASICAMIDEHIATETPMSASRVAAVYSMIADVADAVAEARNKIGRRRRKSYPGITRRYEYEELRSLGDGSTADVTKARHHATGHTVALKTIREDCCSGAGYILREACFMAACHGHPALLRLHGLARDPDTGVYSLVMECLGPSLHHVLRDRMARTGRPFPEANVRLIMRQLLSGAEELHKNLIIHRDIKLKNILVAVDGAVKIGDYGSALSIAGQNADDDYWAAGTRKYRAPEMLLEKPGYDTLVDMWSLGCVMAELLTGEALFKARCDSDQLYMIYDVFGVPGKREWKPYESSFVADKVPVWRREQAQQRRRGQWNGNRLRELFPEELLSMEGFEVLKGLLACNPSKRLAAAAALKLPWFADK